The genomic interval CATGGGAACCCCGCCGCCGGCGGCGCGGGTGCTGCCCGGCGCCCAGGAGCTGACCTTCGAGACACAGGACGGCTTGCAGCTCGGGGCGTGGTTCGTCCCCCCGGCCCAGGCTGCTCCGGGCGCTGCGCCCAAGGCCGCCATTGTCGTGTGCAACGGAAACGCCGGGAGCCGGGCCGACCGGGCGCTCCTGGCCGCCGCCCTG from Thermodesulfobacteriota bacterium carries:
- a CDS encoding alpha/beta hydrolase, which translates into the protein MTQILRFVAYACAAYLVLLAAVWWFQRRLVYFPMGTPPPAARVLPGAQELTFETQDGLQLGAWFVPPAQAAPGAAPKAAIVVCNGNAGSRADRALLAAAL